A portion of the Coturnix japonica isolate 7356 chromosome 4, Coturnix japonica 2.1, whole genome shotgun sequence genome contains these proteins:
- the DCUN1D4 gene encoding DCN1-like protein 4 isoform X3, with amino-acid sequence MPPRKKRRPAAGDDLSAKKSRHDGMYRKYDSTRIKAEEEVFSSKRCLEWFYEYAGTDDIVGPEGMEKFCEDIGVEPENVVMLVLAWKLDAQNMGYFTLQEWLKGMTSLQCDTTEKLRNSLDCLRSLLNEPTNFKLIYRYAFDFAREKDQRSLDINTAKCMLGLLLGKTWSLFPVFHQFLEQSKYKVINKDQWCNVLEFSRTINLDLSNYDEDGAWPVLLDEFVEWYKGKQMT; translated from the exons aatgtaCAGAAAATATGATTCAActagaataaaagcagaagaggaagtCTTTTCGAGTAAAAGATGCTTAGAATGGTTCTATGAATATGCAG GCACCGATGACATTGTAGGACCAGAAGGTATGGAGAAATTTTGTGAAGACATTGGAGTTGAACCAGAAAAT GTAGTAATGCTTGTTTTAGCATGGAAGTTGGATGCACAAAACATGGGCTACTTTACATTACAGGAATGGTTAAAAGGAATGACATCACTACA atgtgaTACTACAGAAAAATTGAGAAATTCTCTGGATTGCTTGAGATCGTTATTAAATGAGCCTACCAATTTTAAACTTATTTATAGATATGCATTTGACTTTGCACGG gaAAAGGACCAGCGCAGCCTAGACATAAATACTGCCAAGTGCATGTTGGGCCTTCTTTTAGGAAAAACATGGTCTctttttccagtatttcatCAGTTTCTAGAG CAATCAAAATACAAAGTTATCAATAAGGACCAATGGTGTAACGTTCTTGAATTCAGCAGAACAATCAACCTTGACCTCAGTAATTATGATGAAGATGGAGCCT GGCCAGTATTGTTGGATGAGTTTGTGGAATGgtataaaggaaaacaaatgacgTAG
- the DCUN1D4 gene encoding DCN1-like protein 4 isoform X4 — MYRKYDSTRIKAEEEVFSSKRCLEWFYEYAGTDDIVGPEGMEKFCEDIGVEPENVVMLVLAWKLDAQNMGYFTLQEWLKGMTSLQCDTTEKLRNSLDCLRSLLNEPTNFKLIYRYAFDFAREKDQRSLDINTAKCMLGLLLGKTWSLFPVFHQFLEQSKYKVINKDQWCNVLEFSRTINLDLSNYDEDGAWPVLLDEFVEWYKGKQMT, encoded by the exons atgtaCAGAAAATATGATTCAActagaataaaagcagaagaggaagtCTTTTCGAGTAAAAGATGCTTAGAATGGTTCTATGAATATGCAG GCACCGATGACATTGTAGGACCAGAAGGTATGGAGAAATTTTGTGAAGACATTGGAGTTGAACCAGAAAAT GTAGTAATGCTTGTTTTAGCATGGAAGTTGGATGCACAAAACATGGGCTACTTTACATTACAGGAATGGTTAAAAGGAATGACATCACTACA atgtgaTACTACAGAAAAATTGAGAAATTCTCTGGATTGCTTGAGATCGTTATTAAATGAGCCTACCAATTTTAAACTTATTTATAGATATGCATTTGACTTTGCACGG gaAAAGGACCAGCGCAGCCTAGACATAAATACTGCCAAGTGCATGTTGGGCCTTCTTTTAGGAAAAACATGGTCTctttttccagtatttcatCAGTTTCTAGAG CAATCAAAATACAAAGTTATCAATAAGGACCAATGGTGTAACGTTCTTGAATTCAGCAGAACAATCAACCTTGACCTCAGTAATTATGATGAAGATGGAGCCT GGCCAGTATTGTTGGATGAGTTTGTGGAATGgtataaaggaaaacaaatgacgTAG